The following coding sequences are from one Pseudonocardia sp. EC080619-01 window:
- a CDS encoding NAD(+) synthase has translation MDFRSVYRHRFLRAAAATLHTTMAEPAANAAAVLDAARSCHDDGVGLVVFPELTLSGYSIEDVLLQDTLLEAVERELVTLAAATAELLPVLVVGAPLRHRHRVYNTAVVIHRGRILGVAPKSYLPTYREFYERRQLAAGDDVRDATITVGGTAYPFGTDLLFRAEDLPGFVLHAEICEDFWVPVPPSAEAALAGATVLANLSGSPITVGRAEQRRLLCRSASSRCLAGYVYAAAGEGESTTDVSWDGQTLVYENGELLAESERFPDGPRRAVADLDLDLIAAERRRQGTFDDNRRTHADRTDAFRTVTFRLDPPGHDIGLRRTVERFPFVPSDAERLEQDCYEAYSIQVSGLEQRLRAIGQPKVVIGVSGGLDSTHALIVAARAMDRLGRPRSDILAFTMPGFATSDHTRGNAVALSEALGVTFETLDITGTARTMLTEIGHPFGRGEPVYDVTFENVQAGLRTDYLFRLANQRGGIVLGTGDLSELALGWSTYGVGDQMSHYNVNGGVPKTLMQHLIRWVISSRQFDDGVSAVLRSVLDTEITPELVPSDGTQEVQSSQATVGPYALQDFTLWYTLRYGFRPSKIAFLAGHAWSDPAAGEWPPGFPDDERPAYDAAEIRCWLQVFAKRFFAFAQFKRSALPNGPKVSAGGALSPRGDWRAPSDMSAALWLAEIEREVPDA, from the coding sequence GTGGACTTCCGCTCCGTCTACCGCCACCGGTTCCTGCGTGCCGCCGCGGCGACCCTGCACACGACGATGGCCGAGCCCGCCGCGAACGCGGCCGCCGTCCTCGACGCCGCCCGCTCCTGCCACGACGACGGCGTGGGCCTGGTCGTGTTCCCGGAGCTCACGCTGTCCGGCTACTCGATCGAGGACGTCCTGCTGCAGGACACGTTGCTCGAGGCGGTCGAGCGGGAGCTGGTGACGCTGGCCGCCGCGACCGCGGAGCTGCTGCCGGTCCTCGTCGTCGGGGCTCCGTTGCGGCACCGGCACCGCGTCTACAACACCGCCGTCGTGATCCACCGCGGGCGGATCCTGGGCGTCGCGCCGAAGTCGTACCTGCCGACCTACCGGGAGTTCTACGAGCGCCGCCAGCTCGCCGCGGGTGACGACGTGCGCGACGCGACGATCACGGTCGGCGGCACGGCGTACCCGTTCGGCACCGATCTGCTGTTCCGTGCCGAGGACCTGCCGGGCTTCGTGCTGCACGCCGAGATCTGCGAGGACTTCTGGGTCCCGGTGCCGCCCTCGGCGGAGGCAGCCCTGGCCGGGGCGACGGTGCTGGCGAACCTGTCGGGGTCGCCGATCACGGTCGGCCGCGCCGAGCAGCGACGGCTGCTGTGTCGGTCGGCGTCGTCGCGCTGCCTGGCCGGCTACGTCTACGCCGCCGCCGGTGAGGGCGAGTCCACGACGGACGTGTCGTGGGACGGCCAGACACTGGTCTACGAGAACGGCGAGCTGCTCGCCGAGTCGGAGCGGTTCCCCGACGGCCCGCGCCGCGCGGTCGCCGACCTGGACCTCGACCTGATCGCCGCCGAGCGACGGCGGCAGGGCACCTTCGACGACAACCGCCGCACCCACGCCGACCGCACCGACGCCTTCCGGACGGTCACCTTCCGGCTCGACCCGCCCGGGCACGACATCGGGCTGCGCCGCACCGTGGAACGCTTCCCGTTCGTCCCTTCCGACGCCGAGCGGCTCGAACAGGACTGCTACGAGGCCTACTCGATCCAGGTCTCCGGCCTGGAGCAGCGGCTGCGCGCGATCGGCCAGCCGAAGGTCGTCATCGGGGTGTCCGGCGGACTGGACTCCACGCACGCCCTGATCGTCGCGGCGCGGGCGATGGACCGCCTCGGCCGGCCGCGCAGCGACATCCTGGCCTTCACGATGCCCGGCTTCGCCACCTCCGACCACACCCGCGGCAACGCCGTCGCGCTGTCCGAGGCGCTGGGCGTCACCTTCGAGACCCTCGACATCACCGGTACCGCGCGCACGATGCTGACCGAGATCGGGCATCCGTTCGGCCGCGGCGAACCCGTGTACGACGTGACGTTCGAGAACGTCCAGGCCGGTCTGCGCACCGACTACCTGTTCCGGCTCGCGAACCAGCGCGGCGGCATCGTGCTGGGCACCGGTGACCTGTCCGAGCTGGCGCTGGGTTGGTCCACCTACGGGGTCGGCGACCAGATGTCGCACTACAACGTCAACGGCGGCGTGCCGAAGACGCTCATGCAGCACCTGATCCGCTGGGTGATCTCCTCGCGGCAGTTCGACGACGGCGTCTCCGCCGTGCTGCGGTCGGTACTCGACACGGAGATCACCCCGGAGCTGGTCCCGTCGGACGGGACGCAGGAGGTCCAGTCCAGCCAGGCCACGGTCGGTCCGTACGCGCTGCAGGACTTCACGCTCTGGTACACGCTGCGGTACGGCTTCCGGCCGTCGAAGATCGCCTTCCTCGCCGGGCACGCCTGGTCCGACCCGGCGGCCGGGGAGTGGCCGCCCGGCTTCCCGGACGACGAGCGCCCCGCCTACGACGCCGCCGAGATCCGGTGCTGGCTGCAGGTCTTCGCGAAGCGGTTCTTCGCGTTCGCCCAGTTCAAGCGGTCCGCCCTGCCCAACGGGCCGAAGGTCTCCGCGGGGGGTGCGCTGTCGCCACGCGGGGACTGGCGGGCGCCGTCGGACATGTCGGCCGCCCTGTGGCTGGCGGAGATCGAACGCGAGGTCCCGGACGCCTGA